Part of the uncultured Methanobrevibacter sp. genome, TGAATTCCATATTGTACATGCCTCTTTTTAAAAAAGATTTTTTATTATAAACTTTAAAGCCTAATCTTTCATATAATGCTTTTGCTTTTGGATTTCTGAAATCTGCATCTAAAATAACTCTTTTATAATCATTTTTTTGAGCATAATCAATAACATCTTTAATGACTTTTGTTCCATAACCTTTTGACCTTTGATTTTCATCAATAGCTATTTCAGCAATATAAATATCCTCTTTTTTAATGTCACAAATAACAAAATGATCCAATATTTCAATAAATAACAGTTTAAGGGAGCTGAAATGAGATTTAGGTTTTTTATCATGAGTGTATACAATTATCATTCCAATAACATTTTCATCATCATAAATAACTTTGATGCATTCGTCTTTTGTTAGACTTTTTTCAATAGCGGCAATGGACTTTTCTTTTGATTTGAAAAGCTTGTCATAAGTTCTAAAGTCTACATTATATTTCAATGTTGCAATTTTATTTTC contains:
- a CDS encoding N-acetyltransferase translates to MKYVSFNPKIHDENKIATLKYNVDFRTYDKLFKSKEKSIAAIEKSLTKDECIKVIYDDENVIGMIIVYTHDKKPKSHFSSLKLLFIEILDHFVICDIKKEDIYIAEIAIDENQRSKGYGTKVIKDVIDYAQKNDYKRVILDADFRNPKAKALYERLGFKVYNKKSFLKRGMYNMEFKLS